The genomic DNA gatttgcagctctttcagaacatcagctatctggatttgggtgacggAGAAGtggggggaggcttgggcaagttgctgtggggtgaAGAGCTTTGGcctgggtaggggtagccaggtggaaagcatggcaaccgtagaaaaatgcttattgaaatttatcgtagatttatcagtgtGACAGTTTCCTAGGCTCAgtgtagtgggcagctgggaggaggtgctcttattctccatgactttagtgtccccaaactttttggagttttgtATCTATAACAggaatgcaaatttctgtttaaaaaagctagcgtttgctttcctaactgcctgtgtatattggttcataacttccctgaaaagttgcatattgcgggggctatttgatgctaataccttacgccacaggatgtttttgtctaACAGGTGTCTTGTCTAACATGAGATCTGGGGACCTCAGCCATATATAGTCTGCCCCTTACCTGATCTCCCAATTTTAGCCTGTGATTAAATGTGCAGATTTGACATTGGGAAAATAAGGATTCAAAGGCTAATTATTGCCAATGTTATACTGTGAGTGTTGACCCCTAACACCCTTCTCTACTGCCTGAGYACCTCCAGTAacaccctctgttctctcctgcccTGTAGGCACCATTGGYCATGTGGCCCACGGAAAGTCTACGGTGGTCAAGGCCATCTCAGGGGTTCACACTGTCCGCTTCAAGAACGAGTTGGAGAGGAACATCACCATTAAGCTAGGTTACGCTAACGCCAAGGTAAGTAAACAACGCACTGTTTAGGTCCAATACATAAAGGTTGAGTACCCATAACGTAGGAGCACCCGTAACTGTTAGCAACACATGTGGATGGGGCGTGACATGGGTAGAAGGAGTGAATGGAGCAGTACCAAAAGCATAGATGACGTGGTTCCCCTTTACTGCTCTAGGTGTATAAGCTGGAYGACCCCAGCTGYCCCAGGCCAGAGTGCTACAGGTCGTGTGGCTCCAGTACTCCTGATGAGTTCCCTACAGACATCCCTGGAACCAAGGGCAACTTCAAACTGGTCAGACACGTGTCCTTCGTGGACTGTCCCGGTCACGACATTCTGATGGCCACCATGCTGAACGGAGCAGCTGTCATGGACGCTGCCCTCCTGCTCATTGGTAAGACGCACTTCTGCTGATCAATACTGTATAATAATCCTACTCCTAACATTACTGATTGAACAATAATCACACTCCCCTATCACCTGATCAGCTCTCGGTAACTTAACCCACCTCCCTCTCTYCCAGCGGGTAACGAGTCGTGTCCCCAGCCCCAGACCTCTGAGCACCTGGCTGCCATAGAGATCATGAAGCTCAAACACATCCTGATCCTCCAGAACAAGATCGATCTGGTCAAGGAGAGCCAGGCCAAGGAGCAGTACGAACAGATYCTAGCCTTCGTACAGGGTCAGTGGCTGGAGTAGCTCACTCTTGTAAAGCTTTGTTTGTGTTTAACCCCTCTGCCTTAAGTGTGTAACCTCCttcccttttgtgtgtgtgtctgagggaaGTGTGTGCAACCGCTCTCCTGTTTCTGCGTCTGTGTGTAACCTCTCTCCTGGGGTGTGTAGGTACAGTGGCAGAGGGAGCACCTATCATTCCTATCTCAGCACAGTTGAAGTACAACATAGAGGTGGTATGTGAATACATTGTCAAGAAGATCCCTGtccccatcagagacttcacctCAGAACCCAGACTCATCGGTAAGAACAGACACACGTGATGACTTGAACACAGCTGTCTCTGTTATGCTTataataatgtgttgtgtgtctgttttgttgATGTGGCGTGCGTTTACGTGTTTCAGTGATCCGGTCATTTGACGTCAACAAGCCGGGTTGTGAGGTAGATGACCTGAAAGGAGGCGTGGCTGGAGGCAGTATACTAAAAGGCGTGCTCAAGGTAGGACACCTGCTTCTTCCCTTTGCCTCAAAGCATCATGGGCAAGTGGTTCAATGGTGCATTGTTCTTATGAAGCTCTCTGCTTTTCATTAACCTCTGCCATTCTTtcatcctcttttctctctcctgtctcttcctcttcgttctctctccctctgtacttccctccctccttttgtATCTGTCTCTCCAGGTGGGACAGGAGTTGGAGGTGCGTCCAGGCATTGTGTCTAAGGACCATGAGGGGAAGCTGATGTGTAAACCCATCTTTTCCAAGATCGTCTCTCTGTTCGCTGAACACAACGACCTGCAGTATGCGGCACCCGGAGGACTCATTGGTATgaacctgcgtgtgtgtgtgtgtgtgtgtgtgtgtgtgttgtgacggtATGGTGGGTCAGGTGTGTGTTTCTAATATGAGTATAAACACTCAGGTGTGTGTTCTCTGTCCTATCCAGGTGTTGGCACTAAGATTGACCCGACCCTGTGCAGAGCTGACCGTATGGTTGGTCAGGTGCTGGGAGCGGTCGGAGCRCTACCAGAGATCTTCACAGAGCTGGAAATCTCCTACTTCCTGTTAAGGAGGCTTCTGGGAGTCCGCACTGAAGGAGACAAGAAGGCTGCCAAGGTCAGGACTGCACCCTGGGCTTGGTGTTGAACTGGTGGAGATgaaaattgacagatttttttttttatactgatttttgtaatacatttagaGGGAGCATCTTTAGATTACTGAGACACAGTGAGAGGCGGCAGGCAGTGAGTCTTTTCTGTTTTTACTCAAGCGATcttttttctgtctttgtgttgtttCTCCCCTCAGGTCCAGAAGCTGTCTAAGAACGAGGTGTTGATGGTGAACATCGGCAGTCTGTCTACAGGCGGCAGAGTGAGTGCAGTGAAGGCTGATTTGGCCAAGATCGTCCTGACCAACCCTGTCTGCACCGAGGTCGGAGAGAAGATTGCGCTCAGTCGTCGTGTGGAGAAACATTGGCGGTAAGATAGGGAAGAGGGGTTCCATTTCACTGGATTTTGTGTGTTCGGctgtttattacatttacatttaagtcatttagcagacgctcttatccagagcgacttacaaattggaaagttcatacatattcatcctggtccccccgtggggaatgaacccacaaccctggcattgcaagcgccatgctctaccaactgagccacacgggaccacgtttAGCCTTACTATTGTGTCTCATtggttctctttcctctctgcagtCTGATTGGTTGGGGCCAGATCAGGAGGGGGGTGACCATCACCCCCACAGTGGACGACGACTGAGGAACCAGACAGGAAGTGTGTCTTCATGGCAACACCCTCTCAACCAGACGACATGCCCAACATACTCTTTTTCATACACCAACACCTGTTCAGGTTGAAAAAGAGGAATACCTGCCccaggagggaagggaggaggctGCATCGCAATAGTCTAAACTGGCTTCATCACTTTGTCTTCTCTCATCTGCACTGATAAATAAAGAACTGGGACAGGTGGAAGCAGATTACTCGTATTAGAAATCTRCTGCTTACCTGTCttgttttcagatcagtgcagaccAAGGAGAATagacgaggagaggaagccacagTAGAGTATTGAGATACGTCCAGGGAGGGGTAAGGGAAGGTAGCTGGTCAGGGGTTTTAAGATGAGTCTCCCAAAGCAGGACTGTGACTGATTGAACAGGGGGCAACACTCACAAtgctgcagatagaaatgtaatggaTAGAGCTGATATGACGAGTCCCTWATCATTCCACATGATGGAAAATCCTGTCTTGTTATATTTCTATCTGGCTGTACAGTAAGCGTTGCTCCCTCCTGAATAAGCCCTGCCAAAGatgggagaggaacagagggttgatggtgctgtgtgtgttctgctgtcaACTGCTTTCAGTGGAATCTAATAAAATGCACAtttggaacaaaagcctgtaaGTGTGTGTTTTTAATATGCTATAGAATGTGATTGGCCCCTTTTTATTATTCAATGTTCTATTTAGGTATGTTTCTGTCCAATTGAAGCAGTCTTGTGGCAAGAATAAAAAGAGGGTTGTGAAATGGCTTCCATCTTTGACGATCCTGTCCTATTGTGGATTAGTCACAGCTTCTGTAAAGCCTaaatacagctacagtataagCACACACTAATGATTTACCTGTAAACTTCCCCGCTAACTCAACTTAGGGTGAAATTCAGCYCAGTCTGACCCAATGGAGCGCTTAGATTTTTAACAATTGCAGAGCAGGAGGATGAAWCCAAAGAGATTTCAATAGTACCTGAAAAAGGGCGTGCTGGATGATTTTTGTCCCCTTTATGtacaaatgtaggctacataaaTTCCTCATA from Salvelinus sp. IW2-2015 linkage group LG27, ASM291031v2, whole genome shotgun sequence includes the following:
- the LOC111953518 gene encoding eukaryotic translation initiation factor 2 subunit 3, with protein sequence MFKMAGDESGITLGQPHLSKQDLNSLDVSILTPLSQEIISRQATINIGTIGHVAHGKSTVVKAISGVHTVRFKNELERNITIKLGYANAKVYKLDDPSCPRPECYRSCGSSTPDEFPTDIPGTKGNFKLVRHVSFVDCPGHDILMATMLNGAAVMDAALLLIAGNESCPQPQTSEHLAAIEIMKLKHILILQNKIDLVKESQAKEQYEQILAFVQGTVAEGAPIIPISAQLKYNIEVVCEYIVKKIPVPIRDFTSEPRLIVIRSFDVNKPGCEVDDLKGGVAGGSILKGVLKVGQELEVRPGIVSKDHEGKLMCKPIFSKIVSLFAEHNDLQYAAPGGLIGVGTKIDPTLCRADRMVGQVLGAVGALPEIFTELEISYFLLRRLLGVRTEGDKKAAKVQKLSKNEVLMVNIGSLSTGGRVSAVKADLAKIVLTNPVCTEVGEKIALSRRVEKHWRLIGWGQIRRGVTITPTVDDD